Below is a genomic region from Culicoides brevitarsis isolate CSIRO-B50_1 chromosome 2, AGI_CSIRO_Cbre_v1, whole genome shotgun sequence.
attttattttttcattaattctttaaattaccgaaaattatcaaaaaatgaagaaaaaccatcattttgaaaaaagtttaacttcactttttagatttttcttcatattctttgctttaaatgtcaaaatttatattaaaatatttaccaaaCTTTCTTATCGACGAATTTcagtcaagaaaattttctcaaagctTCCAATTTGTGTCTTCAATTTCAtcatttgttcattttgaggATCCTACAaagataaaaaagtaaataaataagtgtaaaaattgataaaatataaaaaaaaatcaattagtcACAATTTAGGCAAttatttagacaattttttacaatttcttcaCTTCAAGGTGACTTtttatctcattaaaatttcacgaaacttttatatttcccatatttccttaaaaatcaactttttaaattattctttaaaataatccttgaaaaatttccatatagAATATCTTCATAACTTTTTAACATGTACAAAAGTGCGATATTAACTACGAACGTATGTTAAAGAATAAATGATCCATGACAGTGCACTTCAAAATGACGCAATCTTCATTCTGTTAATCAAAAAAGGCAATTCATCACATTAACTTCGAGCAAATTTAGGTCACAAGGTTTCTGACATTGATAAGGAAGTacaaattgtataaaattccTGTTTTAATTTCTggaattcatcattttttgcccTCAGTTATCTcttgtttattgaaaaattttttaattgcgcAGTTTAAGCAAGTTCTAAGATGATCACGTTCATTAcatgagattaaaaaaatttgtaattaattaaaaaattgaattttgaatgaattttatgacATTACTTCAAGATAATTCtccaaaaattctgaaaaatattaaataaacatttattaaaagtgtTATTCACAGAAAaagtaaatgtttaattaaaatttttttcgagcgtaaaaaatatttgaactgaATTgtgtttaaagttttaatcagTGAGTCACGCTTACCTAAATACTGTCTCATTAACACTTTTTCCCTTCTTTTACAGCAAAATCTCAGTGAAAAAATGGTGTCGTTACCGAAAAAGTGCTGCTTTTACTGCGAATTACAAACGGGCGGCGTAATTTTAGGATGGATTGGCGTGGCAACTGCTGTATTTTCCGTGATCCTTGCCATGATCGGAATTGCCTTTTTGCAGGAGCTGTCAGAAGCATTAAACGAATATCCACACGAAAACATCACAGATCATCATCCTCCATCAGTTTATCCTCATACAGTTGCTGGTTCCTGTAAGAAActcaaaattagaaaaaaaaaaatattttctaacgaAAAACTCTTTTCAGTCCTTTTTGTGATGTTAATCAGCTTCATAATCCTGAATCTCGTGGCTCTGGCGGCATCAATTTGTCTCATCATGGGCTCCATCAAGAACAAACACATGCTTCTGATTCCGTGGATGGTTAGCGAAATGGGCAGTATCATAATCCTCGCTCTCGGATTTATCGTGGATCTCATTAGCATCGATGTCGAAGGTGTGCCCGTGTCAGAAAAAGTTCTTGGATTCGTTGCTACGCTGTCAGTACTTGTGCTCGATATTTATTTGTGGTTGTGCATTTATGCGTTGTACAAGAAAATCAAACATGAAACCACGCAACCGATGGAGAGTGAGATGGTGACGAATGATCGGATTAACGATGGGTTGCCAGCTTACAAGAATTTAGCTTAAAAGTgtccttttttaattcaattgaatcccattttaatatgaaaactgaataaatgttaatttttttaagtgattaattgtgaaattgatgaattttcttatcattgtgcgatgttttgttttgtaaccTTTGAATGTTCGAGATAAGaggaatttcatcattttgagAAAACTcattttgtttgatatttgaataaataattgtcaaacttaattttgaaaagcaaaaaaaaggtaaaaatttcaaaccaaacTTTGTAGGTACCtactttacttttaatttttaatattcaggaaaaaaaaatttttctatccattttttcattctataaagctaaaaaaaattaaatttggttttactttaattaaattttaattttttaaattaaactgaaagaaagtttaaaaatttaaaaatacttctCAGTTTTTCCTTATcctgttaaaatttcatccctCATAAACTGAATGTCGTAAAATTTGATACGTGATTTTTGAAgtgtctcaaaaaattttaaagcatgaacaagaggaattatttgttttcttaaaatttgatgttttagcgttgatgatgatgatgatcttcTAAATATAGAATGAAACTCCTGATTTACTTTCTggaattcatcattttttgtcctcATCGTTACCTATATTCTTaagatctgaaaaaattttaatttaattaaatttttaaattaatttattttttaattaattaatttattaatttaatttaatttatttttttaattaattaattaaatttaattttttaatttaaatttaattaatttaaagttaaattttcaattaaaactaaacgtttaaaaattttaaaataattttaatttttttcttaccctgttaaaatttcatcccttATAAAAACGGAAATTGATTCAACGCcccatgaataaataatagcaaaacattaaaaaaaaaagttgtaatcgatacagaaaaataaactaaataataTCATATTTTGTGCCTTAACGTagtgaattataaaaaaaatcaatgccaATCACCAAATTTTGCCTTTATTGGGATCTTTCTGATGGCGGAATAGCAATTGGATGGTTCGGTATACTCAGATCTGTACTTTGGTTTTTATTAGCTCTTTTATTGGTTCCGATTCCAAACTTGCATGATGAAGCGGAAATTCTTATGCGAATTCTTAATCATATTTCTGAAGATAAAATGGGTaagaattttctattgaaaatattttttcatgaaattatttattttttttctacagttCACATTTATTTATGGTTCTCTTTCCTTTTGCTGAAGTTTTTGGACATCGTTTCATCAGTTTTTCTCATAAACGGCACTTTACAGAAGAGACGTTTGCTTTTGATTCCGAGATTGGTTTCAGATATTGTTGGCATTGCTGTTTTTGCGATGTTTTTCttcgtttgtttatttacctCTCATACGGATTTGTCTTTTTTAGCATTGTTTATCCTCATGCCATGTCTTGCTTTTGACTTTTATCTTTGGATTTGCATTTAtactttgtacaaaaatatcaaagtcgAGAGATTACAAGCGGTAAGAAATGATGAGCAGGATCTCGTGAATAAAGATCTGGACCGTGGAGAAAATCCTCCTCCGAGTTACGAAGCAACTATGGGAATTATTGTCGATGAACAATGAAGCAATTGCCTttctttgtatatttttgcaattttatgatgatattaaattacttgaaatttcaaaataaatgtcgATTCGAtgtattttgttgaaattttaaacgtaGTTTTGAAGTgtcttcaaagtttttaaagcatgaacaagaggaattattttattattatttttttgatgttttggcGTCTTAAGCTCGTTATTGCGGATGTTGATGTTAAGCCAAGCCTTCGCTAATGTAGCACATTtctacctaaaaaaattttttttaagaatttattattaatttcttttgaaaaagaaaggaAATTCTTATGCAATCAACTTTAACAATGCAACGATGCATTTAacggttaaaaatttcaaattaatattaaatttcgttcTTACCCTGTTTTGTCACTCTTTCAGAAATTTAgagctttaaattaatttaaataaaaaatagaagttaaaatatatttttagtacttCAAGATgtccttttgaaaaaaaaaatggaaaatcatagaacattttttcaactaaaaaatacttacctgAGAAGCAAAATTATTACATTCAGAACTTCTCAagaaatttgcaataaaaatcgcAATGACGTCTCATATGAATTGAGAGACTACAATTTCTTCACGTTATCAGTCTACATTTTCCTATCAAGCTAAAAACATCGCGtgcaattttcagaaaatcttaaaatggttaaaaaatgttgcttTTGCATCAACCTTCGTGTAAgcagtttaatttttggatgtaTTGGCATCATAAGTTCTCTAACTTGGATAATATTTTTGAGCTATCCGAGATTTTCAAGATTTGAATTTcctttctttgaaattttctactATCTGGAACATCGTATAAttcgtaagattttttttaaatatttttttaaattttttttaatgtttttttttcagcgccTTACGTTTTATTGACTTTGATTCTCATATATAACTTTACGGTCCTCTTTTCGTCAATTTATATGATCAAAGGATATCTTCAAAACGATCATTATTGTTTAGTTCCACGATTATGGACTGACATTGTTGGAATTGTGACattaatattgatattttgtgacattttggGTAAAGATGTTCATGGAGGATTGCTCGATAAATTCGAAAAGAgcattttggtatttttatgTCTTGCATTCGATATTTATACGTGGATTTGTATTTATAgtcttttcaacaaaattgagGATGAAAAGATTCAATATGAGAAGTTCAATGCAATGGCAGATAACATCGGGCGAAAATTGGTTGATCTTCCTccaaaatatgaaattgaaGTGCAGtgtaaaaaagaattaaaagaagatgaagataaaattaatttactattCAAAggattagtttaaaattttttttgtgaaaatctaaaatgaagttaaaattttcaaatagcacgagaaaatttttatatagccccttaacttaaaatttaaaaaattaaattaattaaaaattaaattttaaaattaaaaattaaattaattaaaaattaaattttaaaattaaaaatttttaaaaactttcttaaattaaaattttaaccttgagccttgaacttttttaaactgtcaaaaaatggaGTCATCTGGTAAGTTATTAACTTACTTTCTTatcataaatgttaaaaacgatttaaattttcaaacataatttaatttcgttcTTACCCTGTAACATGTCACTcattgaaaaactttgaagGCTACCTGTAGAAAACAATTTACTTTGCTTCAAAAGAAttcaaaagtcataaaaaaatcgtaaaaaattggttttctaAATAACAATAGAAAATTGCAGctacaaaagttaatttttacgagcatcttaatttatatataacgAAATGACAAGTCTTTAGAGGAAATTCgagaatttctattaaaataaaaaaaataactcataAATGATACTACTTACCACAGTGTTCTGTTATCTTAACCTCCTGGATGGCGGAATATTGATAGGTTGGCTTGGAATATGCAATTCAGTTCTATGGatgtttattaatataaaaacaatGGACTATGAAGATGAATTTCTGATGCGCATTTCCA
It encodes:
- the LOC134829029 gene encoding uncharacterized protein LOC134829029, with translation MRLKKFQNLSEKMVSLPKKCCFYCELQTGGVILGWIGVATAVFSVILAMIGIAFLQELSEALNEYPHENITDHHPPSVYPHTVAGSFLFVMLISFIILNLVALAASICLIMGSIKNKHMLLIPWMVSEMGSIIILALGFIVDLISIDVEGVPVSEKVLGFVATLSVLVLDIYLWLCIYALYKKIKHETTQPMESEMVTNDRINDGLPAYKNLAYSLIFGCIGIISSLTWIIFLSYPRFSRFEFPFFEIFYYLEHRIIPPYVLLTLILIYNFTVLFSSIYMIKGYLQNDHYCLVPRLWTDIVGIVTLILIFCDILGKDVHGGLLDKFEKSILVFLCLAFDIYTWICIYSLFNKIEDEKIQYEKFNAMADNIGRKLVDLPPKYEIEVQCKKELKEDEDKINLLFKGLV